Proteins encoded within one genomic window of Gadus chalcogrammus isolate NIFS_2021 chromosome 6, NIFS_Gcha_1.0, whole genome shotgun sequence:
- the LOC130384332 gene encoding uncharacterized protein LOC130384332, with product MGHSVPLGKYLVGFLLVVLFQEGAGDNIARYPPPKPTTTGQVSLRYCRGIESIFELNFCDMLPCGTRKDQVYQAEKYMCVSTRRDGSYMRDYSCGAWFQASWLTHPGYKEGYYPLRSNYKEIQKGISLTRRLYGYKEVWSNNGLAVKGESIFIKLRADLLIPENRSHKTDKGLVFLTLRADTYGEDLKVVIHLSGVACGPNKFPSRGTYDSLGAPHLSPPPVVHPNGGTHEEYWEVKTGELDQNMWLKWMNYTARAQGKTNCIICAAGRPSLTTAPARITPHNSPQGFVCLLELFVDGHIPGCTIAIKSRLNNMYPQTPIRSLPPRFEVNLTPDYHCITGRGTGRKVGSFPLDSCNTTREIKLLSNMTRARSDIWWFCGGLILRGVLPFEFSGTCAIIQLIMPIYILPDSKTVMDLTLSSNGGLPDLTRRKREYAPVPGSFDKNIYIDAIGVPRGVPNEHKARNQVAAGFESVLFWWSTINKNVDWINYIYYNQQRFVNFTEEAVKGLSEQLDATSRMTYQNRLALDMLLAERGGVCGMIGTTCCTFIPNNTAPDGSVARALAGLQSLKLELAENSGIGDPIAGWMENLFGRWRGMIQSVLIAGIMAVAVLIVVGCCCIPCARGLLNRLITTALGATKVPGDIHAYVGIRYNPLNFNEIPPEEPEPIQLQYIE from the coding sequence CCCTGTGGGACCAGGAAGGACCAGGTCTAccaggcagaaaagtacatgtGCGTAAGCACCAGACGAGACGGTAGCTACATGAGAGATTATTCCTGCGGGGCGTGGTTTCAGGCGTCGTGGCTTACCCATCCTGGGTACAAGGAGGGCTATTATCCCCTGAGGTCCAACTACAAGGAAATCCAAAAGGGAATCTCCCTTACCAGAAGATTATATGGCTATAAAGAAGTCTGGAGCAATAATGGTCTAGCAGTCAAGGGAGAGTCAATATTCATAAAGCTAAGGGCAGATTTACTCATTCCCGAAAACAGATCTCATAAGACAGACAAAGGCCTGGTTTTTCTAACGTTAAGGGCGGATACTTATGGGGAGGACCTAAAGGTAGTTATCCATCTATCAGGAGTTGCATGCGGTCCCAATAAATTTCCATCTAGAGGGACGTATGATTCCTTAGGAGCGCCTCATCTCTCACCACCCCCGGTAGTGCACCCAAATGGAGGGACGCACGAAGAATATTGGGAGGTAAAGACGGGTGAGCTTGATCAGAACATGTGGTTAAAATGGATGAACTACACGGCCCGGGCCCAGGGCAAGACCAACTGCATTATCTGTGCCGCCGGCCGCCCCTCCTTGACCACAGCCCCCGCTAGAATCACCCCGCATAATTCACCGCAAGGTTTTGTTTGTCTATTGGAATTATTCGTGGACGGCCACATCCCAGGGTGCACAATTGCAATAAAATCcagactaaataacatgtatcctCAGACCCCGATTAGATCTTTACCCCCAAGATTTGAAGTTAATTTAACTCCGGACTATCATTGTATCACAGGAAGGGGAACAGGGAGAAAGGTGGGATCATTTCCTCTTGACTCTTGTAACACCACTAGAGAGATAAAATTGTTGTCCAATATGACCCGTGCCCGTAGTGAtatatggtggttctgtggaggTCTGATCCTCAGGGGAGTTCTCCCCTTTGAATTCTCAGGAACATGCGCAATCATACAGTTAATAATGCCCATCTACATTTTACCCGATAGCAAGACGGTGATGGATCTCACATTATCCAGCAACGGTGGTCTCCCGGACTTGACCCGTCGGAAACGAGAGTATGCACCAGTCCCGGGtagttttgataaaaacatatacatagacGCAATAGGAGTACCCCGAGGGGTCCCCAACGAACATAAAGCCCGGAATCAGGTagcggcaggatttgaatcagttctattttggtggtctactattaataaaaatgttgactggataaattacatatactataatcaacaacggtttgttaattttacagaagaggcagtcaaaggactgtccgaacaattggatgccacctcccggatgacctatcagaataggctagctttagatatgttattagcagaacgaggaggggtgtgcgggatgatagggacaacatgttgtacatttatccccaataacacagcaccagaTGGGTCCGTGGCCAGGGCATTGGCTGGACTGCAATCCCTCAAGTTGGAGTTGGCCGAGAACTCCGGTATTGGTGACCCaatagctggatggatggagaacctgtttggtaggtggagaggtatgatccagtcagtactcatcgcgggaataatggcagtagccgtgttaattgttgtcggctgctgttgtattccctgcgcacgagggctactgaatcggctgatcaccacagcattgGGCGCCACAAAAGTGCCAGGTGACATTCATGCTTACGTAGGAATCAGATATAATCCGTTGAACTTCAATGAGATACCACCTGAGGAACCTGAACCTATCCAAttacaatatatagaataa